A single Bacillota bacterium DNA region contains:
- the clpP gene encoding ATP-dependent Clp endopeptidase proteolytic subunit ClpP — protein MLRNQYLVPMVVEQTSRGERAYDIYSRLLKDRIVFLGTPIDDHVSNLVIAQMLFLEAEDPEKDIYLYINSPGGSITAGMAIYDTMQYVKPDVSTICVGLAASMAAFLLAAGARGKRFATPNSEIMIHQPLGGAQGQATDIEIHAKRILRVRERLNQILSQLTGQPLERIQKDTDRDFFMSAQEAREYGIIDDVITSRVGEKVG, from the coding sequence TTGTTGAGAAACCAGTATCTGGTGCCTATGGTTGTTGAGCAAACAAGCCGGGGAGAAAGGGCGTACGATATTTATTCCCGGCTGCTGAAAGACAGGATTGTTTTTCTGGGAACACCTATTGATGATCACGTCTCAAACCTGGTCATCGCCCAGATGCTTTTTCTTGAAGCAGAAGACCCTGAGAAAGACATCTACCTGTACATAAACTCCCCCGGTGGTTCGATTACTGCAGGGATGGCCATCTACGATACAATGCAGTACGTAAAGCCTGATGTTTCCACGATCTGTGTGGGGCTTGCTGCAAGCATGGCCGCCTTTCTCCTTGCCGCCGGCGCCAGGGGGAAGCGCTTTGCAACTCCGAACAGCGAGATCATGATTCATCAGCCTCTTGGGGGAGCCCAGGGCCAGGCAACGGACATCGAAATCCATGCCAAGCGGATTTTAAGGGTGAGGGAAAGGCTCAACCAGATTCTCTCCCAGTTGACGGGGCAGCCTCTCGAGCGGATCCAGAAAGACACGGACCGGGATTTCTTCATGAGTGCCCAGGAAGCCAGGGAATACGGAATCATTGATGATGTGATTACTTCACGGGTAGGGGAAAAGGTGGGGTAA
- a CDS encoding trigger factor, with protein MRATLERIEKNQVSLHVEVEADQVEEALEKAYRKVVRKVSIPGFRKGRVPRPILEARLGKQVLYEEALEMLLPQAYQEAVRETAIDPIDQPKIDVVQLEAGQPLIFKATVEVMPEVKLGPYKGVAAVMPEVKVGDEEVELHLKMLQQRHARLVDAGEGPVDDGDIAVIDYDATVSGRPEPRLSGREQAVEVGSGKFIPGFEAHLLGAKAGEEKEFTLSLPSLFNISDLAGKDARFKVKIAAVKRKELSPLDDEFARDVSECSTLAELKAQIRNKLEEVGRLNARRIFTQRVVEKVVAQAEVDVPEVLVKREAEREQARFLQRLALQRMDLDQYLRLTNKDFAAWQADFEKRAREAVKERLVLGAIAKAEGLKVTPEELEEEIKTLAAQYGLDHEELRKNLEEKDQLGSVEEGVLLEKVQRFLADHALVLPDRSEAASPEAEKEGGQPRAEDAAAPPLDSGAGRAESGSEEGKVQEEQALPGD; from the coding sequence ATGCGCGCGACTCTGGAAAGGATAGAGAAGAACCAGGTGTCCCTCCACGTGGAAGTGGAAGCAGACCAGGTTGAGGAAGCCCTGGAGAAGGCTTACCGGAAGGTGGTAAGGAAGGTGAGCATTCCCGGCTTCCGAAAAGGGCGGGTGCCGCGCCCGATTCTGGAAGCTCGCCTCGGAAAGCAGGTGCTCTACGAAGAGGCCCTGGAGATGCTTCTTCCCCAGGCGTACCAGGAAGCAGTCCGGGAAACCGCAATCGATCCCATCGACCAGCCCAAAATCGACGTCGTCCAGCTGGAGGCCGGCCAGCCCCTGATCTTTAAGGCAACTGTCGAAGTGATGCCTGAGGTCAAGCTGGGCCCGTATAAGGGCGTGGCTGCCGTCATGCCTGAAGTTAAGGTAGGGGACGAAGAGGTTGAGCTTCATTTGAAGATGCTCCAGCAGCGGCACGCCCGGCTGGTTGACGCCGGAGAAGGCCCCGTTGACGATGGGGACATTGCGGTCATCGACTACGACGCAACCGTGAGCGGGAGGCCGGAACCCCGCCTGAGCGGGCGGGAACAGGCGGTTGAGGTTGGCTCCGGAAAATTTATTCCCGGCTTTGAAGCCCACCTGCTGGGTGCGAAAGCGGGGGAGGAAAAGGAATTCACTTTAAGTCTACCCTCCCTCTTTAACATTTCCGACCTCGCCGGAAAAGATGCCCGTTTTAAGGTGAAAATCGCAGCCGTCAAGCGCAAAGAGCTGAGCCCGCTCGATGACGAGTTCGCGCGGGATGTCAGCGAATGTTCTACCCTGGCGGAATTAAAAGCGCAGATTCGGAATAAACTGGAAGAGGTGGGGCGCCTTAATGCCAGACGCATTTTTACCCAGCGCGTCGTTGAGAAGGTGGTTGCCCAGGCGGAAGTGGATGTTCCCGAGGTTCTGGTGAAGCGGGAGGCAGAAAGGGAGCAGGCGCGGTTTTTGCAGCGGCTTGCCCTGCAGCGGATGGACCTCGACCAGTACCTCCGGCTTACCAATAAAGACTTTGCTGCCTGGCAGGCCGATTTTGAAAAGAGGGCGAGGGAAGCCGTGAAGGAGAGGCTTGTGCTGGGGGCAATCGCGAAGGCCGAGGGCCTCAAGGTGACGCCTGAAGAGCTGGAAGAGGAGATCAAAACCCTCGCCGCCCAATACGGCCTGGATCACGAAGAGCTGCGAAAGAACCTGGAGGAAAAGGATCAGCTTGGATCGGTTGAAGAGGGCGTTCTGCTCGAAAAGGTTCAGAGGTTTCTGGCCGACCACGCGCTGGTGCTTCCCGATCGGTCTGAGGCTGCCTCTCCCGAAGCCGAAAAGGAAGGCGGGCAGCCCCGGGCGGAAGACGCCGCAGCGCCTCCTCTGGACTCCGGAGCAGGCCGGGCGGAATCCGGGAGCGAAGAGGGCAAAGTGCAGGAAGAGCAGGCGCTTCCGGGGGACTGA